DNA from Mycolicibacterium alvei:
TCCAAGGTCAGGTAGCGGTCGATGTTGCGAAGCTCGTCGGCCAGCGTCGTGTACGGGCCGGCCGCGCGGAACGAGTATCGGGTGAAATCGGCGAATTCCAGGATGAGTTCGCGGGCCCGGTCCGGGTCGGTGCGGACGAACGAGGCAATCGTGTTGAGCGCGTTGTAGATGAAGTGTGGACTGATCTGAGCGCGCAACGCCAGCACCTCGGCCCGATCCAGGCGGGCGCGCGAAGCGTCGAGTTCGGCGAGTTCGATCTGGCTGGCGGCGTAGCGGGCCACCTCACCGACCGCGCCGAGCATGCCCGGGCCCGGGCTGGCCGGGGCCAGCACCACCAGTGCGCCGAGCACCTCGCCGCCCTCGGTCAGCAGCGGCTGTGCCACGACAGCCGTCGACCGTGCGGTGTGCAGTACCCGGCGACCCGCATTGATCGACTCGCGGGCGGTGTCGGCGCAGACCTCGACGGTCCCCGACTGCCAGATGGCCTCGTCGTCGTGATCGCGGGCCAGCAGGGCGGCGTCGTCGTCGAACAGCGCGAGCCCCGCGGTGCCGGTCAGCTCGCGCAGGTACGGCGCGGCAGTCTGCGCGGATTCGGTGTCCAAACCTTGGCGCAGCGCCCGGGCGGCCTGCGCGGCGGTGTGCAGTGCGGTGTGCACGGCGCGTTCCGTGGGGGTGGCCACCACCCGTCGGGTGCGCACCACGACGACGGTGGCGACTGCCGCCAGGATCAGCGCCAGGGCCAGCGCGACTGCAACCTCGCCGGACATCGTGGGCCAACCTTAAACCGGCTACTGAACGGGGCAGGCGTACTTTCTGGCCACGTCGTACACCCGCTGCTCCGAACCGGGGCCGAAAACGCCCTGTGCAGCCAGTTCCCAACTGATGTAGCCCGGTATACCGCCCTGGCAAGCCTGGTGGGCGACGCGCCATGCGGTATCGGGATTCAGGTGGAATCCGTTGCGCTCCAGGCCCTGCATGTATTCGTCGAACGCCGGGGTGCCCTGGTCGGGGATGGCGTTGGCCGTGGCGGCCAAGGCGATCGCGGTAATCACCGCTGCAAATAGAGGTGCAACGACGCGTCTCATGTCCATCTCCTACAGGCATACCCACCGGTTGTCGCATCTACGTTCGCACACTGGGCTGACAGAGGCGTCGAAAACCTCTGTAGTCCTAGACTGGCGACGTGGGAAAACTGCAGCTGGTCCAAGATCCCGAAGCCGACGCTCTACTGGAGTCCAACCCGTTCGCGCTGCTGGTCGGGATGCTGTTGGACCAGCAGATTCCGATGGAGACGGCGTTCGCCGGGCCGAAGAAGATCGCCGACCGTCTCGGTGACGTCGACGCCCGCGAGATCGCCGACTACAACCCGGACGAGTTCATCGCGTTGGTTTCGCAGACCCCTGCCATCCACCGGTTTCCGGGGTCGATGGGCAAGCGGGTGCAGGACCTCGCCCGGGTCATCGTCGACGAGTACGACGGCGACGTGACGGCCCTGTGGACCGACGGCGACCCCGACGGCAAAGAGGTGTTGCGCCGGCTCAAGCGGCTGCCCGGATTCGGCGACCAGAAGGCGCGAATCTTCTTGGCGCTGTTGGGCAAGCAGTACGGGGTGACACCTGCGGGTTGGCGTGAGGCCGCGGGGGATTACGGCACGGCCGGCAGCTTCAGGTCGGTGGCCGACGTCGTGGACCCCGGGTCGTTGCAGAAAGTGCGTAGCTACAAGAAACAGATGAAGGCCGCGGCCAAGGAAGCCAAGGGTTAGCCGAACCGGCGTTGATCTAGAAGGCAGGCCCGTCGAATCGTTCGCGACTGGCGATCTCTGCCACCGGATTGCGCTTGAGCTTGGTGACCTGGCGTACCGGCTTGCCCAGCGGCAGCACCGCGGCGATCGCGAACGGGTCGGGTA
Protein-coding regions in this window:
- a CDS encoding sensor histidine kinase: MSGEVAVALALALILAAVATVVVVRTRRVVATPTERAVHTALHTAAQAARALRQGLDTESAQTAAPYLRELTGTAGLALFDDDAALLARDHDDEAIWQSGTVEVCADTARESINAGRRVLHTARSTAVVAQPLLTEGGEVLGALVVLAPASPGPGMLGAVGEVARYAASQIELAELDASRARLDRAEVLALRAQISPHFIYNALNTIASFVRTDPDRARELILEFADFTRYSFRAAGPYTTLADELRNIDRYLTLERARFGTNLRVRLQVAPEVLNVVVPFLALQPLVENAVRHGLAGNGGGSVEIVARDAGTECVITVEDDGTGMDPDTLRAGPGDALADRTGESAHVGLTNVDHRLRAAFGNDYGLVVETAVGAGTKVVMRVPKFRSGVRAGGGAVG
- a CDS encoding DUF732 domain-containing protein translates to MDMRRVVAPLFAAVITAIALAATANAIPDQGTPAFDEYMQGLERNGFHLNPDTAWRVAHQACQGGIPGYISWELAAQGVFGPGSEQRVYDVARKYACPVQ
- a CDS encoding HhH-GPD-type base excision DNA repair protein — protein: MGKLQLVQDPEADALLESNPFALLVGMLLDQQIPMETAFAGPKKIADRLGDVDAREIADYNPDEFIALVSQTPAIHRFPGSMGKRVQDLARVIVDEYDGDVTALWTDGDPDGKEVLRRLKRLPGFGDQKARIFLALLGKQYGVTPAGWREAAGDYGTAGSFRSVADVVDPGSLQKVRSYKKQMKAAAKEAKG